A genomic segment from Luteolibacter ambystomatis encodes:
- a CDS encoding alpha-L-fucosidase, with amino-acid sequence MNTRFLIPALLSLGLAQAVPPPAPYGALPDAAQIAIQDMETYAFVHFTTNTFTGKEWGYGDESPSIFNPTDFDVDQIVGSIAKAGFKGVILTCKHHDGFCMWPTKTTAHSVAQSPWKDGKGDMVKEFSAAAKRAGIKFGVYLSPWDRNNATYGTPDYIKLYRAQLTELLTNYGDVFAVWFDGANGGDGFYGGKREKRGIDRTSYYDWPATWALVRKLQPKASLFSDVGPGTRWIGNERGIAGYPCWATYTPATSNGEKPGPGMPMKDLGTGTPDGTAWIPGEVDVSIRPGWFWHESENGKVRSPKNLLNLYFNSVGHGATFLLNIPPDRRGRLNEADVAALEGYKKALDQLFSKNFADGAKATADQNRGKGFEAAKVLDTDKATYWAAPDGTKTAALELALPEARTFDVIRLREPIQLGQRVRKFAVDVRQNGTWSEWIGNGSSIGHQVLLPGKPVTADGVRVRILESAASPCLAEVSLWKMPDDVPDSLAKADPTAALKKGWKVTSSFETKDHPAAAAIDGNPATFWCTHDAEKGEQGPPQSITLDLGKTEKLAAATFLPRQDGTTHAVVDRYRLEWSADGQAWSSPQEGEFSNIRANPIEQRVDLPAGTSARYLRFTALHVLEKNNVTLAEIGVVLAK; translated from the coding sequence ATGAATACCCGTTTCCTGATTCCCGCCCTCCTGTCGCTCGGCCTCGCCCAGGCGGTGCCGCCCCCCGCTCCCTATGGAGCTCTACCCGATGCGGCCCAGATCGCGATCCAGGACATGGAAACCTACGCCTTCGTCCATTTCACGACGAACACCTTCACCGGCAAGGAATGGGGCTATGGTGACGAGAGCCCGTCGATCTTCAACCCCACCGATTTCGACGTCGACCAGATCGTCGGCTCCATCGCGAAGGCCGGCTTCAAGGGCGTGATCCTCACCTGCAAGCATCACGACGGCTTCTGCATGTGGCCGACGAAAACCACCGCTCACAGCGTGGCGCAAAGTCCGTGGAAGGACGGCAAGGGTGACATGGTGAAGGAGTTCTCCGCCGCTGCGAAACGTGCGGGCATCAAGTTCGGCGTCTATCTCTCTCCCTGGGATCGCAACAACGCGACCTATGGCACCCCGGATTACATCAAGCTCTACCGCGCCCAGCTCACCGAACTGCTCACCAACTACGGCGACGTTTTCGCCGTGTGGTTCGATGGAGCGAATGGCGGTGATGGATTCTACGGCGGCAAGCGCGAGAAGCGCGGCATCGACCGGACGAGCTACTACGATTGGCCTGCCACGTGGGCACTCGTCCGCAAGCTCCAACCAAAGGCTTCGCTGTTCTCGGACGTCGGTCCGGGCACACGCTGGATCGGCAACGAACGCGGCATCGCCGGCTATCCCTGCTGGGCCACCTACACCCCGGCCACCAGCAATGGCGAGAAGCCCGGTCCGGGCATGCCAATGAAGGATCTCGGTACCGGCACGCCGGATGGCACCGCGTGGATCCCCGGCGAGGTGGACGTATCCATCCGTCCCGGCTGGTTCTGGCATGAGTCGGAAAACGGCAAGGTCCGCAGCCCAAAGAACCTCCTGAACCTCTATTTCAACTCGGTGGGACACGGCGCGACCTTCCTGCTCAATATTCCGCCCGACCGCCGTGGCCGTTTGAACGAGGCCGATGTCGCCGCGCTGGAAGGCTACAAGAAGGCGTTGGATCAACTGTTCTCAAAGAACTTCGCCGATGGAGCGAAAGCCACCGCCGACCAAAACCGTGGCAAGGGCTTCGAGGCCGCCAAGGTGCTCGACACCGACAAGGCTACCTACTGGGCTGCACCGGATGGCACGAAGACGGCGGCACTTGAACTCGCCCTGCCGGAAGCACGCACCTTCGATGTCATCCGCCTGCGCGAGCCTATCCAGCTCGGCCAGCGGGTGCGGAAGTTCGCCGTGGATGTCCGCCAGAATGGAACGTGGAGCGAATGGATCGGGAACGGGTCGAGCATCGGCCACCAGGTACTGCTGCCCGGCAAGCCGGTGACAGCGGACGGAGTGCGTGTGCGCATTCTTGAGAGCGCCGCATCCCCCTGCCTCGCCGAAGTCTCGCTTTGGAAGATGCCGGACGACGTGCCGGACAGTCTCGCCAAGGCCGATCCCACGGCCGCATTGAAGAAGGGCTGGAAGGTCACCTCCAGCTTCGAGACCAAGGACCATCCCGCCGCCGCGGCCATCGACGGCAATCCCGCCACCTTCTGGTGCACGCACGATGCGGAGAAGGGCGAGCAAGGACCACCCCAATCGATCACACTCGATCTCGGCAAGACCGAGAAGCTCGCCGCCGCCACCTTCCTGCCGCGTCAGGACGGCACGACGCACGCCGTAGTGGATCGCTACCGCCTCGAATGGAGCGCGGATGGCCAGGCGTGGAGCTCACCACAGGAAGGCGAGTTTTCGAACATCCGTGCGAACCCGATCGAACAGCGCGTCGATCTCCCGGCTGGAACCAGCGCACGCTATCTGCGCTTCACCGCATTGCACGTGCTGGAGAAGAACAACGTCACCTTGGCCGAGATCGGTGTGGTATTGGCGAAGTAA
- a CDS encoding GH1 family beta-glucosidase: MPSEFAFPEGFVWGAATAAPQIEGAAALDGKGDSVWDVFCREPGRVYGGHTPEKACDFYHRWPDDVAMMRAAGLPAFRLSIAWPRVMPEGTGCINEAGLAFYDRLIDGLLEAGIRPYITLFHWDLPEVLQERDGWANRDMAGWFADYAAEVTAKLGDRVKDWITFNEPQIFLGFGHRAGIHAPGLKLSEADVLRCAHHVNLAHGRAVGAIRSQVKDAKIGMAQVANVGIPADPDDPGSVEAARHVTLEPEWTGDASMFLGSCWWSQPMYRGCYPESLAARHPRFLETVVKAGDFAEISRPVDFHGFNYYFGRRIAADGSVVKAPPGEPRTAFGWPLHAEGMYWAARFYHEAWGLPLYVFENGLSSMDWVDVGGRVPDTMRIDFLTRYLRELHRAIADGADVRGWFHWSWMDNFEWADGYKERFGLVHVDYESRKRTPKDSLAWLSEVIRRNGGNL; this comes from the coding sequence ATGCCATCCGAGTTCGCATTTCCCGAAGGTTTTGTGTGGGGAGCCGCCACCGCCGCGCCCCAGATCGAAGGAGCGGCTGCCTTGGATGGGAAGGGGGATTCGGTCTGGGACGTGTTCTGCCGGGAGCCGGGACGCGTGTACGGTGGGCATACACCGGAGAAGGCGTGCGATTTCTACCATCGCTGGCCGGACGATGTTGCGATGATGCGGGCCGCAGGTTTGCCTGCATTCCGCTTGTCCATTGCGTGGCCGCGGGTGATGCCGGAGGGGACGGGATGCATCAATGAGGCTGGATTGGCATTCTATGACAGACTGATCGACGGGCTTTTGGAGGCGGGCATCCGCCCCTACATCACCTTGTTTCACTGGGATCTGCCGGAAGTGCTGCAGGAGCGAGATGGCTGGGCGAACCGCGACATGGCCGGGTGGTTCGCGGACTATGCGGCGGAGGTGACAGCGAAGCTCGGCGACCGGGTGAAGGATTGGATCACCTTCAACGAGCCGCAGATCTTCCTCGGTTTCGGGCATCGCGCGGGCATTCATGCGCCGGGTTTGAAATTGTCCGAGGCGGATGTGCTGCGATGCGCGCATCATGTGAACCTTGCCCACGGTCGGGCGGTCGGAGCGATCCGCTCCCAAGTGAAGGATGCGAAAATCGGTATGGCGCAGGTGGCGAACGTGGGCATTCCAGCGGACCCGGATGATCCCGGGTCGGTGGAAGCGGCGCGGCATGTCACGCTGGAGCCGGAGTGGACCGGCGATGCCTCGATGTTCCTCGGCTCCTGCTGGTGGTCGCAGCCGATGTATCGGGGCTGCTATCCGGAATCACTGGCGGCACGGCATCCGCGTTTCCTCGAAACGGTGGTGAAGGCGGGGGATTTCGCGGAGATCTCGCGGCCGGTGGATTTCCACGGCTTCAACTACTACTTTGGTCGTAGAATCGCGGCGGATGGATCGGTGGTGAAAGCCCCGCCCGGTGAACCACGCACCGCCTTTGGCTGGCCGCTGCATGCGGAGGGAATGTATTGGGCCGCACGGTTCTATCATGAGGCGTGGGGGTTGCCGCTGTATGTGTTCGAGAACGGGTTGTCTTCGATGGATTGGGTGGATGTGGGCGGTCGTGTGCCGGATACGATGCGAATCGATTTCCTCACCCGCTATTTGCGCGAACTGCACCGTGCGATAGCGGATGGTGCGGACGTGCGCGGATGGTTCCACTGGTCGTGGATGGACAACTTCGAGTGGGCGGATGGGTACAAGGAACGCTTTGGATTGGTCCACGTGGATTACGAGTCACGGAAGCGCACACCGAAAGACTCGCTGGCATGGCTCAGCGAGGTGATTCGGAGGAATGGGGGCAACCTCTGA